One region of Eupeodes corollae chromosome 1, idEupCoro1.1, whole genome shotgun sequence genomic DNA includes:
- the LOC129941959 gene encoding protein ABHD13: MSHNDAYNAVKGFPITPPRSIWAASGGSFIVCFVFYFFYGGFLTLSLFSCLALGILYYAQDIFLYHPDLPANSRIYIPIPTMHNLPHETVNIHTPDKVTLHAFWVSQPQERSKFVPTFVYFHGNAGNMGHRMQNVWGIFYNLHCNILMVEYRGYGLSTGSPSEKGLAIDGRAAVDYLFTRHDLDHGQIVVFGRSLGGAVAIDVAADPNYSRKVMCAIVENTFTSIPDMAVELVHPSVRYIPNLFYKNKFHSLTKIRKCTSPCLFLSGLADNLVPPRMMRALYTQCASEKKRILEFIGGSHNDTWVVEGYYQGIKEFLNECQNVTLPLQKPPEKSNVWNEIQIV, translated from the exons ATGTCTCACAACGATGCCTACAATGCAGTCAAAGGTTTTCCCATAACACCACCGCGTAGTATTTGGGCCGCTTCTGGGGGCtcgtttattgtttgttttgtattttatttcttctatggTGGTTTCCTAACATTGAGTCTGTTTAGCTGTTTAGCCCTTG gtattcTATATTATGCTCAAGATATATTCCTATATCATCCCGATCTACCGGCGAACTCACGTATCTACATTCCCATTCCGACCATGCACAATCTTCCCCACGAAACCGTGAATATTCACACCCCCGACAAGGTTACCCTGCATGCATTCTGGGTCAGTCAGCCCCAGGAGAGGAGCAAATTTGTGCCGACATTTGTTTATTTCCATGGCAATGCTGGCAACATGGGCCATCGAATGCAAAACGTCTGGGGAATATTCTATAATCTTCATTGCAATATACTCATGGTTGAGTATCGTGGTTATGGACTTTCCACAGGAAGTCCCAGTGAAAAGGGACTAGCTATTGATGGAAGAGCTGCGGTAGATTATTTATTCACACGGCATGATCTCGATCATGGTCAGATTGTTGTTTTCGGACGATCACTGGGTGGAGCAGTTGCCATTGATGTGGCAGCTGATCCCAATTACAGCCGAAAGGTGATGTGTGCCATAGTTGAGAATACGTTTACGAGTATTCCTGATATGGCTGTTGAACTAGTCCATCCTTCTGTGAGATATATACCCaatctattttataaaaataag TTTCATTCCTTAACAAAAATTCGCAAATGCACCTCACCTTGCCTATTTCTATCTGGTCTAGCTGATAATTTGGTACCACCGCGTATGATGCGAGCATTATATACACAGTGTGCCAGTGAGAAGAAacgaattttagaatttatcgGAGGTTCACACAACGATACTTGGGTAGTGGAGGg atattaccAAGGAATTAAAGAATTTCTGAATGAGTGTCAAAATGTTACATTGCCTCTTCAAAAACCACCCGAAAAGAGTAATGTATggaatgaaatacaaattgtatag
- the LOC129939953 gene encoding kynurenine formamidase yields MDLDKEYSPSQCSHRLIDNSPADIMNSFVKIHIEETQRVRKVYKHRLDVSYGDTAMQSMDIYFKDQESNTPIFVYIHGGYWIELTKEESGICVEPLVERGYRVVVMDYDQCPNVTLEEIVQQTRKFLKYLLKYAVDTNAGNISFCGHSAGAYLIATLLQPACLELPNSNLIKDFYLISGIYDLRELHKVNAANPNNVLSLDEESAVRLSPILFELHKSAVNIKVYVLFGEHDSSVFKKQSKDFCKRLESENIPTKQSELLEHDHFTIIEELRNEDSSIMGFILKQLDLK; encoded by the exons ATGGACCTAGATAAAGAGTATTCCCCGTCACAATGTAGCCATCGATTAATTGATAACAGTCCAGCAGACATAATGAATTCGTTTGTGAAAATTCACATAGAAG AAACTCAGCGTGTAAGAAAAGTCTATAAACATCGTTTGGATGTCAGCTATGGAGACACTGCAATGCAATCTATGGACATTTACTTTAAGGATCAAGAGTCTA ataccCCCATTTTTGTCTATATCCATGGTGGATATTGGATAGAGCTTACTAAGGAGGAATCTGGAATTTGTGTGGAACCGTTGGTGGAAAGAGGCTATAGAGTCGTGGTTATGGATTATGATCAGTGTCCCAATGTGACTCTAGAGGAAATTGTCCAGCAGACTAGAAAGTTTTTGAAGTACTTGCTCAAATACGCAGTGGATACAAATGCTGG AAACATCTCCTTCTGTGGTCATTCGGCTGGTGCCTATCTAATTGCAACTTTACTTCAGCCCGCCTGTCTAGAGCTACCAAATTCCAATTTAATAAAGGATTTCTATTTGATATCCGGAATCTATGATCTACGTGAACTTCATAAAGTTAATGCTGCAAATCCCAATAATGTTCTATCATTGGATGAAGAATCAGCTGTGAGGCTTTCAccgattttatttgaattgcaTAAATCTGCAGTTAATATTaaagtttatgttttgtttgGAGAACATGATAGTAgtgtgtttaaaaaacaatctaaGGATTTCTGTAAGAGACTAGAATCAGAAAATATTCCAACAAAGCAATCTGAACTCTTGGAACATGATCATTTTACTATCATCGAAGAACTCAGAAATGAGGATTCATCTATCATGGGTTTTATACTTAAACAATtggacttaaaataa